The Xenopus laevis strain J_2021 chromosome 5L, Xenopus_laevis_v10.1, whole genome shotgun sequence genome has a segment encoding these proteins:
- the LOC121393712 gene encoding uncharacterized protein LOC121393712, whose protein sequence is MSQTNTVELQGLTYAYSEEEAARIIGLDTGNSGFLSIPGNRNLQKLLDKEKRRLVGLELHSTTLTEYYRVKRIPRGLRVNLRPTIFTDNVDFKQKYEQILNKCSFDILLLNIEFLQREIPAVKQRVTDIERELKALTPIEEDKKLLTQIDSNLAEHRRDIEERKRSKFQRDSEDYRAGQVYRWTEGESSPRTSESRDSSPIQLTAAAAIQAIPERERTISQAKTLGDQTA, encoded by the coding sequence ATGTCTCAAACTAACACTGTGGAACTACAAGGGTTAACTTATGCATACAGTGAAGAGGAAGCTGCAAGAATCATCGGCCTGGATACTGGAAACAGTGGATTCCTATCGATCCCTGGCAATAGAAATCTGCAGAAGCTGTTGGACAAAGAAAAACGCCGCTTAGTCGGCTTGGAACTACATTCCACAACACTGACTGAATACTACAGGGTTAAGAGAATCCCCAGAGGCCTGAGAGTTAATTTGCGCCCCACTATATTCACTGACAACGTGGACTTTAAACAGAAATATGAACAGATACTAAATAAATGCTCCTTTGACATTCTTCTGCTTAACATTGAATTCCTGCAGCGAGAAATCCCTGCTGTGAAGCAGAGAGTCACAGACATTGAAAGGGAGCTGAAAGCACTAACTCCGATTGAGGAGGATAAGAAATTACTCACCCAGATTGATTCTAATCTCGCTGAACATCGCAGGGACATAGAGGAGCGGAAGAGAAGCAAATTTCAGCGCGATTCGGAGGACTACAGAGCAGGACAAGTTTATCGCTGGACAGAGGGAGAGAGCAGCCCGCGCACGTCTGAGTCGCGTGACTCATCGCCAATTCAACTCACAGCAGCAGCCGCAATACAGGCAATACCAGAGAGGGAGAGGACAATATCGCAGGCCAAAACGCTGGGGGACCAGACCGCTTAA